One genomic segment of Helianthus annuus cultivar XRQ/B chromosome 14, HanXRQr2.0-SUNRISE, whole genome shotgun sequence includes these proteins:
- the LOC110887751 gene encoding ring-infected erythrocyte surface antigen-like, with product MKAQTRLIRISRTFKEAKQAMRWDADRKCYLDPNGNIAVDPDSFIVDLFIQQFAEQEEANQRLWWGGETEKVETDKKEKEKDETSKYVLVIQEENIMAEIKVKTREEILSEKTYRERNIAWNRMDEMQEEYESAVINKRWDKKRECYVNRNGEPVVPKKDIIFEDILLEIPRSIEYYTNIGKDKTYVKKVEKHLRDVMISSLRKMDEERMKKSVDEMVNDLKNVAEEVKVEEVKVVENEKIAEEENVEEKVVEKEAVTEEQHVEEAEENLESSGEVKSDAGAGDEKKKDADQLEVAVNTEVPITEVNSDSETQIKIVEQFKKCMETV from the exons ATGAAAGCTCAAACCAGGTTGATCAGAATCTCTCGTACATTCAAAGAGGCTAAACAGGCGATGAGATGGGATGCTGATAGAAAATGTTACCTTGATCCAAATGGAAACATTGCAGTTGATCCAGATTCCTTTATTGTTGATCTTTTCATCCAACAATTTGCTGAACAAGAAGAAGCAAATCAAAGATTGTGGTGGGGTGGAGAAACAGAAAAAGTAGAAACTGATAaaaaggaaaaagagaaagatgAAACTTCAAAATATGTACTT GTAATTCAAGAAGAAAACATCATGGCTGAAATCAAGGTGAAAACCAGAGAAGAGATTCTGAGTGAAAAAACATACCGAGAAAGAAACATTGCTTGGAACAGAATGGATGAAATGCAAGAAGAGTATGAGAGTGCTGTCATCAATAAGAGATGGGACAAAAAGCGAGAATGCTATGTCAACAGAAATGGTGAACCTGTTGTTCCCaagaaagacataatctttgaaGATATTCTTTTGGAAATTCCTCGATCCATTGAGTACTATACAAATATTGGGAAAGacaaaacatatgtaaaaaaagtTGAAAAACACCTTAGAGATGTTATGATTTCAAGTTTAAGGAAGATggatgaagaaagaatgaagaagagtgttgatGAGATGGTGAACGATTTGAAGAATGTCGCTGAGGAAGTTAAAGTTGAAGAAGTGAAAGTTGTTGAAAATGAGAAGATTGCTGAAGAAGAGAATGtagaagaaaaagttgttgaaaaagaagctgttactgaagaacagcatgTTGAAGAAGCTGAGGAGAATCTAGAAAGTTCGGGTGAAGTGAAGAGTGATGCTGGTGCTggtgatgagaaaaagaaagatGCTGATCAATTGGAAGTTGCAGTAAACACCGAGGTGCCAAtaactgaggtaaattctgattctgaaactcAAATCAAAATCGTTGAACAGttcaagaaatgcatggaaactgtgtag